A window of Cellulosimicrobium protaetiae genomic DNA:
ACCAGTAGCCGAACGCGAGGTCGAGCGTGTGGCTGACCGGGTGGGCGACACCGTGGAGGAGGTAGTCCTCGCCGTAGGTGCGGCGCAGGTCGTTGTGCAGGTGCACGAGCGCCCAGTCCCAGTCGAGGCTGGGGACGTCGAGGGCGCACAGGTCGGCGAGGAACGTGTGCGCGAGCGCGCTGGCCTGGCGCGAGAAGCGGTCGGCTCCGCGCGCCATCCGGTACCCGATCGGGAAGTTCCCCTCCTCCTCGCAGATGTGCAGGAGCGCGGTGGCGAGCTCGACGGCGCGGTCCGGCCAGAACGCCGTGAGCAGGGGGAGCTGGGTCCGGTAGATGTCCCACATGGTCGACACGTCGAACGCGAAAGGGGTGTCGCCGGGCCAGAACGGGCTCTCGTCCGGGGCGAGGCACGGCTTGAGCAGCGCGTGGTACAGCGCCGTCGCGAAGACCGTGCGGCGCGCCGGGTCGGGGCACTCGACCTCGATCCGGTCGAGGCGCTGCGCCCACGTCGTCGCGGTGCCCTCGTGCCGGGCGCCGAAGGCCGCGGGGCCGGGGCCGCAGTCCGCACGGAGGTTCGCGCGCGCCTGCTCCGGCCCGCGCAGCGAGAAGCCGAGCCGGACCTCGACGACCTGACCGGCCGTCGTCGGGCCCGCCCAGAGGAGGCCGAAGGGGCGCAGCGTCGTCGGTCGGATGTCCGCGAAGTCGAGGCGGGTGCTGCCGGGCATGAGCCGCCGGTCGTACCAGAGCATCTGCCGCCAGGGGTGTGCGTCGCACTCGAGGTGGACGGCGAGCGGCGCACCCTCCACGACGATCTCGCCGGCGGCGGTCCCCGGCCCGAGCGTCGCGAGGTGGGCGCGGAGCGGGACGGTCGCACCGTGCGGGATCGCCAGGCCGCCGAGCGAGAGGTCGACGACGAGGCGCGCGTCGGGGTGCGCGGGGAACGTGTAGCGGTGGACGGCGCTCTTGGGCCCGACCGTGACCTCGCACCGGACCCCGTTGCCGAGCGTGGCGGCGTAGTACCCGGGGGAGGCCTCCTCGTCGACCAGGTCCCAGTGCCGCCCGAGCGCGTCGAGCGGCTCGAGCATCGGCGTGACCCGCACGTAGTTGTAGTACTTGCGGATCGCGCCCGTGCCGGACTGCTGGAAGTGGGTGATCCCCGAGGCGACCGGGCGGTCGAAGAGCGTCTCCGGAACCCCCTCCGTGCCGAAGTCGTACCGGCCGTACCCCGTCGGGTACGCACCCGAGTAGGCGCACGCGGAGACCATGCCGAGCGGGTACGCCGCCCCGGGGTGGGTGTTGCCGACGAGAGGCTTCGGGGACCACCACGTCGCGGCGAGACCCGTCGGTGCCGGAAGGTCGGTCGCACCCGTGCCGACGAACGGGTCCACGTGCTCGAGCACGGCCCACCTCCCACCCGGGCACGAGGACGTGTGCCCTGCTCCGGACGGTAGGAGGAGGGTGTGTCGGTGGTGTTACCGGCGGCTTCCCACGGCGTGACGGAACAGGAAGGTCCGGATGGAGGCACCAGCCGCCGACGGCGAGATGGTGGAGGTGCCCCGGGTGGGATTCGAACCCACACTGGATCGGGTTTGAGCCGAACGCCTCTGCCGGTTGGGCTACCGGGGCGGTGCGCCTCGGGTCGGCTCCGCCGGGTCCGCTGCGCGTGCACCATCGAACCACACGGGTGCGCCTTCACGAGAATCACACTCCTCCGAGGGCGAAAC
This region includes:
- a CDS encoding glycoside hydrolase domain-containing protein, coding for MLEHVDPFVGTGATDLPAPTGLAATWWSPKPLVGNTHPGAAYPLGMVSACAYSGAYPTGYGRYDFGTEGVPETLFDRPVASGITHFQQSGTGAIRKYYNYVRVTPMLEPLDALGRHWDLVDEEASPGYYAATLGNGVRCEVTVGPKSAVHRYTFPAHPDARLVVDLSLGGLAIPHGATVPLRAHLATLGPGTAAGEIVVEGAPLAVHLECDAHPWRQMLWYDRRLMPGSTRLDFADIRPTTLRPFGLLWAGPTTAGQVVEVRLGFSLRGPEQARANLRADCGPGPAAFGARHEGTATTWAQRLDRIEVECPDPARRTVFATALYHALLKPCLAPDESPFWPGDTPFAFDVSTMWDIYRTQLPLLTAFWPDRAVELATALLHICEEEGNFPIGYRMARGADRFSRQASALAHTFLADLCALDVPSLDWDWALVHLHNDLRRTYGEDYLLHGVAHPVSHTLDLAFGYWCTASVARRVGDHALADELAQHAQGWVNAFDPATGLLRDSTFYEGGRWNYSFRLVHDMAARIALSGGDEAFVALLDRFFGFGAPPVTQPGVRPDAAEMAAGYALNRFEGLNNEPDMEAPWAYHYAGRPDRTAEVVHAAVHQRFGTGPGGLPGNDDSGALSSWYVWASLGLFPVAGQGIFLVGTPSFAESRLHVPGGTLTVETTGFVEPGPRTPPQHVRAAWLDGQPLHSTWLPATRVRRSGRLLLELGPHPTGWGTAPEHRPPSYPDGSTTPHAPDQTPETS